The following DNA comes from Salvia splendens isolate huo1 chromosome 17, SspV2, whole genome shotgun sequence.
GCGATGTCGAGGAGGAACCACGTGCTCGTGGTCCCGAGGAGGTGGAGCCCGTGCCTCCGGAGAAACTCCTTCGAAAAGAGGCCGAATTGATTAACATTTTTCCTCTCCGGCTCTGCCTCAGGCTCTGCTTCTATATCCACCTGCAAAACCTTAGACATGTTGGCCGCGGCCTGTTTCGCGTTTTTCTCAACAAGGGCCGTGTACCGGGCGGTCTCTGGCATTTTCATCCGCCAGTAGTAGGTGAGGGCCGCAGGGAGCGCGCCGAACATGACTATCAGCCGCCAGACGTAGTCAGACGCCGCGGGGACGGAGGCCGCGGCGTTGACTTCATAGGCAGGGGCGGGGTAGGCTGCCTTAAATGCGGCCGACATAATTATTGCCACCATCCCGCCTGCCAGGATTCCAAATCCCTGCATAGCGAAAACCGCAGCAATAAATGCGCCGCGGGTTTTTTTATTGGCATATTCGGACATAATAGTGGCCGAGAGGGGGTAGTCAccgccgatgccaaagccaagccagAAGCGGAAGAAGCAGAGTGTTGCCATGACGGCCTTCGGCTGGCTTCCCAACGATAGGCCGGAGGCGATTGAGCAGATTACCATCATCATCAGTGTCATGCCGTACACTTTCTTCCGGCCTAGCCTGTCGCCGAGCCAGCCGAAAAAGAGCTGGCCGGTGAGGGTGCCGCAGAAGGCGACGCCGTTGACCGCAGCGGCCACGTTGGGGGGAAGAGAGCCTGGCTTGTCCGCCCCTTCGACGGTGTAGTAGAGGCGGCCGAGGAGCTTCGTCACGAGAGAGATGCAGAAGAGATCATAGGCGTCAGTGAAGAATCCCATTCCGGCGATCACAATCGCCGTGAAATGGTACCATTGCGTTTTGGCAACGTCAAGTGCGTTTAGCACTTCCAATTGTTTCTTGGCCATAATTTACCTGCAACAAACAGTCAAAtagtaaataatagtagtaatcaATATAGCTATTAAATATATTTCCAAAGCCAACTATATGTATTAATTGCATGATCACAACTTTCCAAAGAGGTGGGTGTACGTGGGGGGGTTGAATATGACTTAGAAATGGGTCACATGAGAAGGAAAATAGTTTACTTGTCGAAGTCAATAAAggtatagtatatattttatttatgaccaaattttataaattaatgctCGCTTATTTGTTTATCACATATccctattttaattttattgacaTGAATAAAAAATCAACTCTTCTAATCAATAATTGATGATACATAGATTTGTTGTGTGTTTATTCATGAGATTCAAACCCATAAATGGATAattatgggataattagtcatatcTAACCccacaactaaaataatctcacaactcaatcatagattgtattttggtattattttatcttgtaaaccgaacaccaccataAATAATTAAGTCAAAGGATGAGATATTTAATTTCTAGTGCTCGGAAAATAATAGACCAGCCTAAGTTAGAAATATCAAGCAGATTAGATGGTGTTAGCcacaaaaaataacaacaacGATAATAATACTGTTTGTGATAACAAGAAAGCGAAAGGAAACAGAAGCATGTTGAAAATTCATATAAGTCGAATAATGAAATTTATTGGAACGGAATCATGTTACACCACATTCATGACCTAGAATTAGCATAAATATCTTGGTATTCCCATCATTAAATAGGAAGCAGTTTCTATTATTGAAACGTAATATGGTTTCGcgaaacttcaaattcaaattGACAATGAAATccataaaatgaaaaacaaaacacTCGCCATTCACATAATCTTTCTTCAAGCAACAAAAATATGTAATGAAGAATTCTCATGCAgataaacaaacataaaaatatttataaaaaaaacacagtTACCTAGGCGAGGAAGAAACGTAGTAATGGCTTCTCAAACAGTTACTCTCGATTCTCAAACTTACTTATCTCTTCACGAATTTAAAGTGTTCCAAAAGCAGAGAGAGAGGAAACTTGAAACAAAGATTTGAAAGGAGCGAGTAGAAAATCGGAGTGAAGTTCGTATTTAACGACAAATTAACGGAATCTTGGAAGCATATTCGGGCCCTATTATTGTATTTCAAGAGATATCATTAAcaattactagtatttaattgGATCAAGTCAAACATGTTTTACTTTGATTACAAGATTATTATtcacatttatatataaatgaaGGATTAATCATTTGAAATATGtaaatattttaatcatttatGTAATTATGTGTGTACAATAATATATAACTGGAATTTTTatgattgtatatatatttaaaatcaattcaGGAATAGTATGTACGGAgtactaatttaaaataaattaatatattatagtaTATATCTTAGaataaataaacattttaaaacTAAATATCGGCacaacaaaatattaatttaatttctatctGCATAATAATTTACAAATTAAACTAGTATATATGCGTGAATTTGTTATAAATCTTTGATCTAAAACTACTTTTGCGATAGTTAGAGAAAAATCATCATACTGGTATAGCAAATCCATTCTAGTATATCTATACTTAAGGAATAAATATGTATTctactaattattttaaaagtaattaaaaactAAGAACcagttttaattataaaatatctaaaatatcCAATTAAGTACATAGAATGAATTTATGCACGTTCACTACTCACTGGTAAAATAGAAAACTAACTCAAAAATTTTACATAGTTAAACCATTTACTAAAACCGCGTAAACCAGTTAAAAATGGGCAGTTATTGTCTGGCGGAGGAAGTGACATTGTCTTCAGTCTTCATTTTTCACTAAATTGGAACTCTGAGTCATTATAAAATAGACAAAGTAAATGACACAATTCGAGCAAGATACATGCTATATTTGTATATCTGgaaaataaatttgtaaattacTCACTCagtcaataaaaatattcactctttcctttttagtccgtcccacaaaaatatgtactttctaattttagaaagtattttctctctaataatgtgagactcattatccactaaccaatactttaattactttttctctccacctctctctcaatttaccaattttacattaaaactcgtgccgaatctaaagtgcatattctttgaggTCGAAGGGAGCATTTGCTTTTGTATAAATGCTGtaaaaattagttttataataactCTTTTTGTATACAATTTTTAGTTTCGTAATATGTTgtcaaattaaaaattttaaatatactaatagactatattattttattggcAACAATGATGAAAAAGTAGTccttaaaattataaacttttgCCTAgtttggtactccctccgttccaaggaagatcactcattccttaggTGGCACgtgattttatgcaactttattttgtgtgttaagtgaaaagagtaaagtaagagagagaataaagtagatataAAAGTATTTTCATTTAGTAACGAGTCATTGATACGATCCTATctcccaattatttagttatattttgatttaccgtatcttttccatatttgtttagatgtttgtttcttgttcaataagttagggtagtaatattatagtattataaataggagagattgttatcattttattcaatcaattaatgaaatattttcccctCCAAAGATAcgtgtgttttccaatcctaattttggattccctccgccgatcctaattggacgACGGAGTATTCTATCAGCCGCCAAGTTATCTAcccgacgggagcgactcccgcgcacagaaactcCGCCATCGTCCACCGAGCATGTTGGTCGccggaaatttatctccaccgccgagcgaaactCGCTGCCtgtgcttgttaagggaaacacccttaacagtcatcttgattgagacaaattaaaaaaagaaagtgagttATCTTcaatgggatggagggaatatttCTCAATAGCTTAAACTTTGGTCACAAAATAATGAACTTATTAAACTTTGCAGTTAAATTTTCCACAAATTTGAGGGAAATTGATTTAGTAAGAACTGTCACGTAAGGTGTCCCCGCGTGTCCCCATTAAATTCATTATTCTTGGCATGTATGAGGAGACCTGGAGAAATCCAAGTTAAGTAGTCAACCGTCAGTCCTGTCACAATTAGCTGTTAAAAATGagtacatatataaaaaaaataaaaaaaataaagagggCATATAGAGGAGCAGTTTTTCTAattttgtgtagtgtgggaAAATAAGTTATGCGAGATTATTGTAAGAAGAGTTTTTCTTAATATTTATCATACATAATTtagattttagaaaaaaatgcaCGTCCTAATGGGGATTAGTTAACTCTCtgaataaattataattaaaacatAAGTAGATTAGTGAATTATAGCCTTTGTCTTTGATGCAGCTATAATAGTAATTTTGATGCAGCtataatagtaatttttttctttaaaggTGTGTTGGTTTTTCTTGCCGCAAAATCCAAGTTAATCGAAGGGACCAAGGAAGctgcaaaatttcaaaattttatcatGTGTTGAAATGCTAATTGTTGCAGTTGGCCATTTTTACACTGTTCCTTACAAAGAGTATGTTGGTAATGGTACCACAATGTAGAGGAAGGGGAAAAAGTTTTAGTGATGTAATAAAAGAGAGGctgtttaaatttagattttcaCTTAAACTTTATTCTACATCAGTTGGCGGATTCAGGATTTTTATTCTGGGGTACagtaatattatattaatttggCGCTTCATAATTGACTTTTATCTTCACTTTAATACTactccaaaaaaattataaaaataaataaatttaaaagaagtaaaaaacagtttaaaaaatttaatgcatgacaaatacaaaatataaaaaattaaatatattaaaagaattaagctttataagaaattaatgaaaagataagaaaatttattatattaatagaatattttaaaaaatttaaaaactagagccattatatatttaaatgcatTAGTAATGGGTATAAAAAAAATCTACTAAACTCAAAGGAGTCGGATATAAAAATTAAACCCTCTGTTGTTGTAGGTCGAACTCGGGCTCAGAGGTTGAGAGGCGAGAATTCCTACCACTAGGCCATTGCTGTCAATTATTTGAAAGTGAATCCTATATGATATTATCGTAAAGTTTTGGGGGTACAATTGTACCCCTTGTTCTATTCTCCCTCCGCCACTGTTCTACATCGATCGTAGAAGGGAAATGAAGAGAAGTATTGATATCATAAAATGAAGCTAAGTTTTTCTCATATTACAGTATATTTTACGGATTTATAAATCATGAAGCCCATGCAGGTAGTTAAaattagttaattttttttttatcttgggTTACTTTATTTTAACCGACTAACCTGTTTCAAAAATTGGTAGTACCAATTTCAGTTATTAGTCGGTTGATCGGCAAATTTGGttcaattaataattaaattactgaTTAATAAGCACTATAGGAGTAATAACCCGATGACTTCTAGTTGCACAAATAAATCGAAACCTACCGTCGTTGGTTgattaaatttacaaatatatactccctcgaTCTCATATTCCATCTCATATTGAGGTTCCCATTTAAGCCggacatgagttttaaaaaagataaaagaaagttGATGAAAAAATTAGCGGGACGTGGGTctctatatttttaaatattactactaatttttaaaataaaatgcaagTAGATAGAGATTAATGAAATGCGAAACctaataccatttatggaaAACCGGGACTTCTAATAGGGACGGATTAAAATGAACAACCGAGACTCTTAATATAAGACGGAGGGAGTCTAAGTTTTCACATAAAATATAGCTTTAAGTTGGACTTTCCCAAcatatctatatctatactactactaatataaaatgtgagttttgGGCATAGTTTTAAATATTTACTTTGTcacactttaggagtcccatttgagTTTGCCACGAGTTTTTTGAAATGTAAGGAAAAGTTGGTGAaaagagatagtggaatgttgggtcctatttttatatattactccctccgtgccttaaattttgtcacatattgaccggacacggattttaagaaatgtaattgaaagtgagttgaaaaagttagtggagagtgagtcatatttttatatattggtcttataataaaatgtgagttagaatgagttaatggaatatgagatccaccaaaaatagtaaaaagtgaaatgagacaaattttgtgggacaaaggaaatggaaaaatgtgacaaaatttaaggaaaaagggagttttaattttatggaatattttaattggaattCCTAAAATGGGTCatccaaaaatgataaatcagGACTTCTAAAAtagaacggaggaagtatatgtTTTGGAcatcattttaaatatttattagttaTGTAATAGGAGTATTACATAACTTCTTCCTAAACGTTACTAACTTGGTTGAAAAATTATGTAACCGCCTAAacatgcccacggttcacgaaccggcggttccgattcggaaccgccggttccggttcggtcgtcttcggaaccggaaccgaaccgtgaggctatttcacggttccggttc
Coding sequences within:
- the LOC121773506 gene encoding low affinity inorganic phosphate transporter 1-like; translated protein: MAKKQLEVLNALDVAKTQWYHFTAIVIAGMGFFTDAYDLFCISLVTKLLGRLYYTVEGADKPGSLPPNVAAAVNGVAFCGTLTGQLFFGWLGDRLGRKKVYGMTLMMMVICSIASGLSLGSQPKAVMATLCFFRFWLGFGIGGDYPLSATIMSEYANKKTRGAFIAAVFAMQGFGILAGGMVAIIMSAAFKAAYPAPAYEVNAAASVPAASDYVWRLIVMFGALPAALTYYWRMKMPETARYTALVEKNAKQAAANMSKVLQVDIEAEPEAEPERKNVNQFGLFSKEFLRRHGLHLLGTTSTWFLLDIAFYSQNLFQKDIFSAIGWIPAAKTMNALEEVYRIARAQTLIALCSTVPGYWFTVIFIDRIGRFAIQIMGFTMMTIFMFALAIPYDHWTHPDNRIGFVAMYSLTFFFANFGPNATTFVVPAEIFPARLRSTCHGISSAAGKAGAIVGAFGFLYAAQSKDPKKTEAGYPAGMGVRNALLVLGCVNALGVMFTLLVPESNGKSLEEMSKENEVEDENENGEMGDPATTVPV